The Haematobia irritans isolate KBUSLIRL chromosome 1, ASM5000362v1, whole genome shotgun sequence DNA segment cccataattgaatgaaaatttgactctaaaaatgctttcagctgctaagttaaagtacaatttttttaactgtgtcaaatattaaaaaattaaattaaaaagaagcAATTGAAAAGGATAATGAAAATAATGGTAAAGCTTACTTGCATATATTTAGGAACTTGGGTTGATTTCCTGCATCTTTCTCCCCCAATTTCATgtcagaattgttccaaatttggttgaaaattgctccactttatgactctaagatatttttttacccccaaaaatccccctaaataaatgttacccctaaaaatccccctaaacgtgcaaaaaccccctaaatttggggggaaaacccctaacctggcaacactgctacaATGCCTTTATGGCGCTGAGTCCAAAATATTTAAGTAAATAgactaataaataaataacaactttacttagcatagaagacgcatttctcaggTATAAAGTTCAAAGTCTTATAGACTTTCCAATGAAGTcgatttgtccttatagttaagtgattccacTTAcgttcaacttggctttaataattctgaaatattctttaaaattaatgaaatcgtctttcaatttgttgaatttttgcatcttgactacaacgcAAAAAagggttcaaaaatagaagatgtttttaaacACAAGCCGTATTTTATCGGAAACAAAgtctgaattttgaaatttaagttgtcgttaacacatcttaaaggactttgatagcacatggagaaaaataaaatgaaaacaaaaaaaaaaaataaaatttatttcctagaaTTAAGTACGCaaatctcaaatttaaaagagtatcgtgttttaaaagtatccgcttctttggatcggaattaataccaaaatcattggtGCAAAGACAAAACctatggaaccggacatgcttttttgagTACAAGATCTAGGTTAGTtggtaaatacaaaaataaagccacatatctgttgaaataacaaaaggttaaagttaaagtggcagcccgattaagtttcaggcttacttagacaattcagtcaattgtgaaaTAACAAAGATGCGGCCAAAGTCATCCACAATAATCTCAGCTCTcacacaaacaaaacaaaacttttatcCTTTTCAAAAGATGCagaattattgtaaaataaaaacagGTTTGGAACCATTGTGCGACTTTTGTCTAGCTTAGGGATTGTAGAATAAGAGTGTACATTTCTACATTTGACCAATATACTATTAATAATGAGCAAGAACAAATCTGAAAAAATGAGTGcgaaaattaaaactttgaatttTAGTTTTCCGACAATCTATAAACCCTTACCTAAAAATCTAATATCTGGGATTGGCACTAATTTCTACTTCAAAAAAGGACGGAATTTTCAAACCTATCTAATTTCAAGTGCAGTATACAATAAAAATCCTGATAATAAAACTACAACTGGaatcacaacaaatattaaatacccttctcaatcaaaaatttttcgcCACTCGGTGAATGCCAGTGAGTGGCGTCATAGTAATCAACATGCTAGCCAACAAGTATTTCATACTTCCACTGGCCTGGCTCGATGTGAGCCCCATACATGTTGAGCCTATGTGTCTGAGTCAGACATGCAATTCGTGAGTTTGCGCTCTTACATAGATTACATATGGGTTGCTTGGGTCGTATTACTGCGATTTGTAATGTAAGTAACAAGTTGTTGTTTCATTCATGTGTATTGCCATAGAACATGTAATTATGTATCGGCATATGTATTTGAGTCCATTCGAAAGTTTGGGTAATCTTCAACCATGTTTTGAGAGCTATTTTTcccattattacaattttaaggtTTTATATCGCACAACACTCTTCGGCAGTGgacattgaacaaaatttcttcgCGCAATAGAATCTCGATTCATTTTGGCTGCTGTCAACAAACCCAATGTGACATTGTCTAACGAGAAGTTCGAAAGCTCACAAGgctaaaatcaaattaaaaataacggTGTGCcgagaaatttgaaaatttttgtgataccaTAAAATTTATTCGGTCTGGTAATCTGAAAAATTTGTATCTATAGATCTTAAGGTTCGTATTAAAGGCAATTATTGTAGACCATAGAGAGATTAGGATCCGATGTAAATAACACAAGTGCGCTTTATTACAGTTTTCGGGTATATTTGGCCGCCATGGATATATCAACTTATCACCATATGAATATTCGCATGAGCACAAGAGGGAAACGTCCTCTGCGTAACTTGACACCTAGTGATAAGGTTCGAGCAATTCAACGTATACATAACGGAGAGACTAAGGCATCAGTTTCGCGGGATATTGGAGTGCCCGAATCAACTCTAAGGGGATGGTGTAAAAATGAACAGAAACTACGATTCATGTGTCGCCAATTAGGGGCCGtcgattgtctaaattttgcatTAGAAATTGAAAATCCTCCCCAGAAGCGAATACGATTCAATAACAAACTACAATCTCCTAAATTCTCAACAAATGCAAATGAAATCATGTACAGTAGTAGGTTACCAATGAATGACATCCCATACTCGCCGAAAATCAATAGCGAAGTTCTcgtaaataatgaaattgtctcgGATTTTATTTCGCAAAACATTGCGAACTCCTTTAATGCAGTTAACACAAGTGCGTCGAAGACTGATCAAGCGCACCTTGCCGCCATCTGTAATTTGCCTTTGTTTCCGTTGATAAACTCAAATTCCAGCAATCCCAATTTGtcgtttgccatagaaaatgccAACGCCAGGAATCCCTCGCATGTCCTAGATTCACCGAACACAATTTCAAACAACCAAAACAatacaattcataaaaatgcggAATCGAGTACAGTAACGAAAGAACACAGCCATGCATCCAACACAAGCTTCCTTCGAAATCACTCTCACAACATTGAGAAAAGCAGCTTAGCTAAAATAGGAACAACCGCTGAGACTATGCCCCATGTGGACCTGCTGCAAATGTCTGGCGATTCATCGGTAGAATACAAGTTAATTGAATGGTGCAAACTCTTCAATGCAAGTCTAGGGTTTTTGGCCATAGCGGCCGCTGCTGCAAGTTTACATCCAAATGCAGCCCTTCGAGAGACAACCCATAAAGTGAACTTACAACCCGTGGATAAAGTTAACTTGAAAGGCTACATTAAAACGGATGGTTCCATGGGATCGAATGCGAATTCGTTTACATGTACAAACAGTGATTTGTCCAACGATAGCTTCTTTGATAGTGAGCCCGAGGATTTGACGATTCGATCTACCTGTACGCCCAAATTTCTGAATCCATCACATAGTCGCTCGCAAAGCCCATTTGAATAGTAAACAAAATGCTTAACTATATAGATTCGCATATCAAATTGTGTAATTGGTGAATTATGAACAATTTCTGATAAAAGATATATACTAATGAATCTCAGAGCAATGCCTACTTTTGCTATTGCTTCTGATGTTTTCGTTTGTATGtctatccaaatactgaaaaaataaaatgaatttaagAAACTATATGTGTCGCATACTGCTACTGATGATTTGAAGTTTGGagttagaattaaaaaatttttttctttacactaatgattttggtattgatgaaAAAGCGGTGAATTGATCTGAGAATACATTTAacatacaattctcttttagatTTGAGTTTCGCGTATTtgtttctaggaaacaaattttaatttattagttttgTACAGCGTTTTCTCAAActcctttgaaaatgtgttagtgactcgacttcaagtagtttcatgtttcaagtaaaaaaactctttaaaataaagtttttcaataCTTCTCCACCTTCTATTTTTAACGCTTTTTTGCTATGtatcaagaaaaaaatcaacaaatttaaagacgatctcattaattttgaataatttttcagaattattgatcttagtcaaacaaatgtttctttcatgtaaggaaaaaaaattatttaaaaatttaattgattcaataatttttttaattgaaacaaaaatcaatcacatcttcgtgattgaagacaaaaaaaatgtttgtgtcaaCTAGAAATATAAACCAACTTCATAGAAAGTTTATCTATTTtgggaaaagaaaacaaaattgcattcgtattttaaggacatgaaatctttggactcacgacaatattttttcattttactaattttaaaatatcgaaACCTATGctttgaacatttttgaaagttaCATTAAAATTGCGTAAATTTGCTTCGGGATTATAGCGAATTCGGCAGTATTCtgaataaacaaattaaaaataatacctaAAGGCTactacactgaagaaaatattgtcgtaaggctAAAAATCTTGTCCTCGCGACaatacgcatttctctgatatagagTGTCTTTACATTTGTCGACGTTGTGTATATTGACTACATAGCTAAAAAGCATTCAACAATAGGAGATGTTGAATACATTCAAAAgtacattattttaaaataataaataatatttttttcaacccacacatacacagaaaaaatatgccAACCTAAGTTTTTAAgtattaggttagattaggttaaagtggcagcccaattaagtttcaggctcacttagaatattcagtccattgtgataccacatttaactaaaagttcctattacatatgggcacttctagttttacccactgcaccttctctattattttcttttgttgaaccaaccagattgttccaaaaacacactgaaaaaaaaccatgcccggttccaaagattttgtctttactttaaaaaatttcgtattgattccgagccaaagaagcggagaatacaagtaaggatacttttaagacacaattctcttttaaatttgggttttgtgtacttgcttctaggaagcaaattttaattttgcgctttctcagctttttttcttcatatgctatcaaagtcctttaaaaacgagttaacgacaattttattttcctagttaagactcgacttccagtagaaattatgctatgtttcaagtaaaaagcttctttaaaataaagtgttgaaaaacgtgtcctatatctgaacgattttttgctttgtagtcaagatgaaaaaagacaacaaatttaaagacaatttcattaaacttaaagaatttttctgaattattaaagtcaagttgaccttagcccaaacatttttttctttcatgttatgataccaatttttaagccaaatcacttaattataaggacaatacgacttcattgaaaagtttatcgacttttggacaaggaaaaaactttatattaaagaaatgcgtcttctatgctaagcaaaatttgcattcgtattttaaagacacgaaatctttgatctcacgacaatatttttttcagtgcattaacagactgcttaacttaacattttccaggtccgccagtaatctgaagctatatgcccctaaaatttgtttacgccttacacaaaatgcaggacactcacacaagaggtgttttattgattccttttcctccgcatcatgacagctcatacaatagtcattatacttcgcaccaatagtttttgcaaattcgcctatcaggcagcgacccgttatatcagatatcaggagtgatatctgacgtcttgagaacactagcatatctagtgtgcggttcaagtttaaatggggccatatttgcttggtgtcgttacaacccttgcaattctcccatcgaacatttgccatcattacggccttctcacgcagtaagaggttgccagagacataccaaaagattctagttcccttggaatatgtaaggtagtttctagccttgctaacgcatctgcttgacagttccccggtatgttcctatggccaggcacccatgttaggtgaatattgtactgctcagccatctcgttgagagatttgcggcagtcgatgaccgttttcgagttaaggaacacagagttcaaggattttattgcaggttgactgtctgagtatatattaatgccaacattttttggaacattacttctcagacaATTCGCCATCGCTCTTAttcctaatatttcagcctgaaaaacactacagtgattaggtaatcttttcgctattcgaagttacagatctaatttggagccatcagtgtagaaatctatatatcttttattccccggggtctgtgtacaccacgcctcactgttgggaattagagtttcaaactttttgtcgaaaagtggtttcgccagagtgtaatccacaacgTTAGGCAAATCTGGTATTATTTTGAgggccgaactgtgaccgtacatttttttaatatggagctcggatggacgttattgaatgtcccctcgatgtctagaaacgccacgattgtgtattcattgacagatagtgagctttcaataaagctgactagttcatgcaaagcggtctcagtagacctgcccttcgagtatgcatgctgtcgtttctagagcaaacttgaatcgacgctagttctaagataaatgtctatcatgctctccagagtcttaagtaggaatgaggataagctgattggtcgaaaatccttcgcactcgagtgagaggccttttcttttaggtatgaaaacgacttttgtttctctcCACTTTTCAGGAATATatgcctttatatatcaccatcaagggataattctgtcagtcactgcttgtaactccgccggagtaattccatcaggtccgggggatttgaatgaaccAAATCTATTTAACACCCATatcattctagattccgatacaatttcctcaatAGGAAATTACCGCTGAACCActatggcaccgccagaacatggtccaaccgtctgatttccaggaaaatgtgtgtccaatagtacctccagcgtctcctcactggacgttgtccaattgccctccgatgttttaatgaaacctggagcggggttagtggatgctagtaccttccgtagtctggaagcctcggacgtattctcaatactgctgcagtaaacattccaagagttatgctgagcctttctcagttctcgcttgtatcctctcagattcagaaccatccaaatcctcagaagctctggtggactttgctttgttgaaGAGctgcctgcaggatttcctcacattacttaactccgtagaccaccatgatgGTCGATTTTGCCCCCTTGGCTtctctctagggcatgcagcattcagtgagatgttgaaggccttagtaatccgctccactgcgtgttcgatatcttgcacagtgctcatatttgtctctggtatttccggtatcatcatattgaacgattccctatacctattccaatcagctttcctaacatttggcggaaatatggtctttgaagtacgaacagccaatctgaaactgatgtagctatgagaagctatgtttcctcaaaacttgccactcagatacctTATCATTCAATTCCGGAGAGGCCAATGTGtaattccccaaatactatgatgtgcatttgcatcgcatcccataatgagttttgtctttgttttcagtgactcaactaaggtgttaacggcatatggatgcatctccctatcatgtcccatgtagaccaaagatacccagtatttgcatttggacATCTCTAGACTGGTtatgacagtgtctgcattgctcaatgaaggggcagaaacaagtttagttcgtttttggcaattatacatgctcgatttatatctttatcggtattatgcaaaagtttgaaatccgtagtgcttaattcacagatcgttTTCTTATAGACATATGgttatggagccaccgtggagcaatggttagcatgcccgccttgcatacacaaggtcgtgggttcgattcctgcttcgaccgaacaccaaaaagtttttcagcggtggattatcccacctcagtactgctgagggtttcaaagcttctctaagtggtttcactgcaatgtggaacgccgttcggactcggctataaaaaggaggtcccttgtcattgagcttaatatggaatcgggcagcactcagtgataagagagaagttcaccaatgtggtatcacaatggactgaatagtctaagtgagcctgatacatcgggctgcctcctaacctaacctaacctattgttCTTGaaaaagaactatatctatgtctcctttcatcaggagaacttttaaggcagcacaagcggccttgcaatggtgaagatttatctagaggaaccgtagaaccatcaaaattttcaaccactgtcacatcagccgcttcaattgagtcatcaagggcttccataccgattcgtaattatttgtagacttacctatacatgccttttttgtctaatatataccgtatatacttgttttttttttttttttttttacaaaaacaaattattacaTAATTTAGTTATTATTACTAacattattgtttgttttttatttattatatacatttgtttagtttattattccttaaaattaattaataaaaactttaaagttACACAGCTTTATATATTAGGCactttatataataaaaatattttaaatactatttttttttttttttttgaaaaacaagtattttgtaaaatcaCATATAAGTGTTTTAGCATGCTCCTTGCCTTGCTCGGACTTTGGAAAAGGCCAATGGTATCTACAAGTACGATATCAAAGAGTTTCGGTGGGGTAGGCGTAAGGTTCATTGGGATTTTTGTATGTCGGGCAACCTTTGAAAGCTCGCAATTTTTGCACGTTTTTTAATCTTTTAATTTTGGCTTATGTCTGAGTAATTTCagtatgaccaccctcaacaggaTCGTCATGATACCTCGTCAAAATATCCTTTATTTCTttatcattatttttgtttatgacGGTCACCATGGGTACCCAGCAAGAACTCTCATTacacggtaatcttgtaggtaagcctacttaaaaatgaataaccacttattaattggcatcgctcgcATTTACATACACATGTCATACACTGAGAAATATATTTAcgttatattaaatattatgcaacctcaattttaggatgcgcaatttacacactattaaggacaaatttctttaaaataatgaaattttaattaaaagaaagtttataatctttgcttcaaaaatttttttcattaaatttaggacacacattttgaaaatttgcgtcccttcgttaaagttgcatgtctttaaactaagacaaattttccttaaagtaaagaaacacatttttgatttaaagaaatcgtccttaaattaactgaaatataggctaagacttatttaggGTCGCAAAACATTTCCTTACTTTAAAGAAccgcatctttggttcggaattaataccaaaatccttaaaggaaggtcaaaatctttggatccaagtaaactttttttttgagtataggaGGAAAGtagttctccccaggcatacctttggccatgaaataagtaatgcttttaatcacctaatatgtaatcacttattcgttgatataccaaatttgcaaaatagtGACATCtctagccgattacaatggatcaaaacaaCATatgactacttgaatagaaaggaatattatagaaataaacaaaaatgtaacaaatcatctaaaaaagattacacgcaaattaattgcacacttaaaatataaataatagtaGGTTGTTAAAGGGAGTTTGATTGTTTTACGTTATAATAAACCTAATAGACCAcattaggttcgaaatctactaaaggtggattttaaatccattttttataaggca contains these protein-coding regions:
- the danr gene encoding distal antenna-related — its product is MDISTYHHMNIRMSTRGKRPLRNLTPSDKVRAIQRIHNGETKASVSRDIGVPESTLRGWCKNEQKLRFMCRQLGAVDCLNFALEIENPPQKRIRFNNKLQSPKFSTNANEIMYSSRLPMNDIPYSPKINSEVLVNNEIVSDFISQNIANSFNAVNTSASKTDQAHLAAICNLPLFPLINSNSSNPNLSFAIENANARNPSHVLDSPNTISNNQNNTIHKNAESSTVTKEHSHASNTSFLRNHSHNIEKSSLAKIGTTAETMPHVDLLQMSGDSSVEYKLIEWCKLFNASLGFLAIAAAAASLHPNAALRETTHKVNLQPVDKVNLKGYIKTDGSMGSNANSFTCTNSDLSNDSFFDSEPEDLTIRSTCTPKFLNPSHSRSQSPFE